GAGACCGACCTGCCGGCGAAGGCACGCCGCTACATCGAGCGGCTCGAGGAGCTGGTGGGCGTGCCCTTCTGCCTCATCTCGACCGGCGCCCAGCGCGCCGAGACGATCCTGTGCGAGGACTCGCCGCTCGTGCGCTGGTTCCCGTCGGTGCGCTCGAGCCTGCTCTAGCGCGGCGCCCACGCGCGCCCGGACCCGGAGAGGAGCCGTCATGAGACTCCATGCGAAGGCCGCCCTCGTGCTCGCGCTGGTGCTGCTGTCGGGCTCGCCGGCGGCGGCGCAGGGCGAGCCGCCGGAGGCGCGCGAGCTGGCGCGCCTCATCTTCACGTCGGGCACCTTCGACGCGATCATGGTTCAGGCCGGGAAGATCGGCTCGCAGGTCATCAAGGCGGCGCTCGAGGGGCGCGTCCGGCGCCCGCTCACCGAGGACGAGACGGGACGCCTCCAGACGCTCTTCACGCGCCTCATGAAGGAGGTCGCGCCGCAGCAGGAGTGGGAGAACCTCTACGCGTCGCTGATCTCGCGCCACTTCTCGGGTGCCGAGATGCGCGAGCTCGCGGACTTCTATCACACCCCGCTCGGCGCCAAGGCGCTGCGCCTCTCGGGGGTCATGGTCACCGAGGGCGCGGCCGCAGGTGAGCGCCTCATGAAGGCGCGCGAGAAGGAGTTCGGCGCGCGCTTCGGCGCCGAGTTCTCCCGCGAGTTCCCCGCGCTCTCGCGCGAGATCGAGCGGCAGCAGCAGCCACGGTAGGAGCCGCGGGCCGGGATCGGCTACCCGCGGGTCGGCTGGGGGACGGCGGTCCGGGGCTCGACGCGCGGGCGCGCGCGGAGGGCGCCGAGGAAGAACGCGCGCCAGAATCCTTCGGGCACGCTGAACAGCTCGGAGCCGAAGAGCGCCGCGGCGTCGAAGCGGCGCGCGAGGCGGAAGCCGAAGCTGTAGAACGCGAAGATGTTCTTCGGCGTGAGCCGTCCGTTGAAGTGGACGTCGAGCGCCAGGTGCATCAGGCCTCCCGCGAGATAGCCGGCGAGCCACGCCGAGTCGAGCCACCAGGCGAGCGCCCCGAGGGCCAGGAAGAACTCGTAGGAGTGCAGCGCGAGGACCACGCGCCGCGCGCGGCCCTCGGTGTAGTAGCGCAGGAACGCGCCGGGCGTCAGCTCGCGGCGGCGCTCGACGAGCACATAGTCCACCGCGTGGTCCACGTCGATGAGGAAGCCCCCGACGACGACACCGACCGTGAGAGGAAGCGAGCCGGTCGCGGCCAGCGCGGCGCCGGCGGCAGCCACCGAGGTGACGAGATGCCCTCCGGGGCTCATGGGGCGCATTTTAAGCGCGGCGGGGGTCCCCTCCCATCGGCTCTTCACCTGATATCCCCGGGGGAACATCCCTGAGAGGTGACCCCTGGCCAGGCCTCCACGCCGCGATCGCGGCTTTGGGGCTGCTCCGGTCTCGCGTAGAATCTCAGGCACGAGCCGTTAGCTCAGTTGGCAGAGCACCTGACTTTTAATCAGGGGGTCGGTGGTTCGATCCCACCACGGCTCACCAATCACTTCAGTGACTTCCGTATCTCCCGCTGATCGAGACTATAGGCGGGGTTGCGTCTAGGTTGCGGATCGTTGTGCCTGTCGGACGCTCATCCAGCCGGTTCACAGCAGCC
This is a stretch of genomic DNA from Candidatus Methylomirabilota bacterium. It encodes these proteins:
- a CDS encoding DUF2059 domain-containing protein, whose protein sequence is MRLHAKAALVLALVLLSGSPAAAQGEPPEARELARLIFTSGTFDAIMVQAGKIGSQVIKAALEGRVRRPLTEDETGRLQTLFTRLMKEVAPQQEWENLYASLISRHFSGAEMRELADFYHTPLGAKALRLSGVMVTEGAAAGERLMKAREKEFGARFGAEFSREFPALSREIERQQQPR